The DNA segment GTTAGGGTAATAAATATGCCAACTCCCAGTAAGCAGgcaaaaaacaatcacagacaTAAGAAACGGCACTTCATGTGAGCCAAGAGCCCTCTACTGGCAGTACAACATACAAACCAGTATAAGGACActatgaaagaaaatgtaaacaaaacattgaaaacCAAACAATGTGAGGATTACATTTCTGCACCAAAACAAGTATTATTATAGATTGTTTGTGAGATAATTGcacagtgaaacactgactaACTCTGAACAACAAAGCAGCCCTGACAAAAGGCACAATATGATCTGTCTTTGGGCTTTGGCATTTTCAACATTCAGGGAAAGGCAACGCTGTCTGTAAATGCTGAATAGTGATTGATAAGGTTTACATTTCAAGAGCAAAACAGACGAGTTTTGTGAAGCTGATATAAAGAATATACTGCCAAGAGCTGATTTGCATAGACTTTCAAGCAGAGGGAAAAATTTGGGTTAGTTTGCACAGACACTtagatggagatggaggaaatGCCCCTTAGcagatctttatttatttttttttttttttacattgaaaaaTTACCTGGAATTTAATTGACACCAGATAAACAAGCATAAAATGATCATATCTATGCTGTATAAGATCcagttatattgaaattgcTTAAACTTGCTTAACAGTCTcgcacagcttttttttttaacatagtTGAAATGCTTGGCAGTGAGGTAAACTCTGCCACAGTAACactaaaataacacattttataaaGTACTGTGTTGAATGATTCCTTGTATGTGTACTTTATAGATAAATGAGTCAGTCTCCTTGTTctgcagttttagtttttttttgtgaaactcTATTCATCTAAATTCAGAAAGAATCAGACTTTACAATTAGCAGTTTGTTGGACTGCTCTATAAcatactttgttttttaaattaaaaattgaattttcAGGCACCCACTTTTGGCTATAGGCCTCCACCTCTAATCTAATAAAGATAAAGCTATCTACTGTGTCTTTAAAAATCTTCatattaatatgtatatatatttttactatTTGGCAATCATACAGTAGCAAAACAAAACTATCATGTCATCAGAGAGAATACAAAACTAACATTGATTTACTGTTGTTATAGGAAAACTAACATTAACGGCATGCATCAGAGGTGATATAAGGTTCTACAACATTGTTTCAGTGTGGACATATACATTGCCCTTAGGAGAAGTTGTCTTCTCTTTTCAGTCGCTACCCCCGcacagcttcagcagcagcttcttgtAATCCCCAGAGGTGTCGCCCTGAGAAACACATAAAGATGTATCATATAaagctcacaaaaaaaaaaaaatagtcaatgACGTTAATTTTCATAATAACTCGATTGGCTGGACTTACCGAGATGTGAGTGTACAGAGATTTTCCGTACTTCTTCAAATACTCCTGTCTGATGTCCAACATATCAGTCTCAGAGCGGGACACCATGATACGGATCAGGGTTCTGTCCATGGTCCCAGCGCCCTGCGAATGCATCACAATATGACACTTCACTGACTGCCGTGGTGAAATCTTCTCCTCTGCCCCTCCGCAATAATCAGAGCAGGAAACGATTGGTttgtgagaagaagaaaaaaaatgtgatgattaaAAACAGGTGTACCTTCATGGACTTGTGGAGCCTCTCTGCAAAGTAGACAGGGGTGTTCTTGATGCATTTCACTACAAAAGGAGAGCAGATATTGATGTTAACAATCAACAAATGAACGAGTCTTGTGTGCATCTGCGAGATCAGACCGACGCTCCAACtgataaatgaaaaagacaagatAGAGGGATTGTAAAAGTTGATCGCTTGAGACTGACAGCATTAATAACTGCACtgcagaaaaagaggaaactgtattttatttaatttgttttatgtgacGACTTCGGCCAAAGAGTTTATGTTCCTAGCcccgttttttttgtttcattatttttctttaattagcAGCatgacaaaaactgaaatttcatcaatttttaatttgtgcTAAACAACTTTATACAACTAAAAATAGAGTCAGTTCATTCTACAACACCTTGTCTATTAATGTGTGGTAGTTTTCTGAGCATCTTCTATTTTAAAACTGACTCATTCAGAGGATTGTGCAACCTTTAGTTTTCCAATCCATCATTTTGCTTTTGATCAATCATCAAGTTTTAATAAAAAGGTATGTAGGTTCAAACGGCAGCCTGTGTGCATCAGaaagatatttttattccttccaGGAAAAGCCTTGGAACACAAACATCTTGACGAATGACTTCAATATATACTTAAGGCTTCAACATGTTTTTGGAAAAGCCACTTCAGTTTGGTTgaggtttggaaaaaaaaaaaaaaaaaaaaggaccaaaaCAACATACCCACAGCCACCATGCCATCCTCCACATGGCCAGACATTTCCCTGCAGATGCTCTTCTCAATGTCTCTCCCACACATCTGCTGGTACTCCTGGAAGACTAATAAAAGACACGAATCACATGCAAGACAGTTACAATCATAATATTtgaaaacatgtacaaacatatGCGCCAAGAGGTCAACATGTGCAGATCTGACAGTGGAAAGACAAAGCCGGAGTTTTAttaggaagagagagagagagagaggaaggaaaaaaaaaaaagggttgaaaTAACACACCTGCCCGAAGGTGAGGCTTGCTGCGAGCACACAGGATGGCATTAAACTGAGACTCATCAGTTCCAACTTTATTTTCTCCAGCAGCATACAGTTTCTgttgcgcgcgcacacacacacacacacacacacacacacacacacacacacacacattataagaGGAACATGATCAGGCATGTTAATTACTAGCCAAGAATGTTACAAGCAGCTTTAAACCAGTACCTGAGCGTCCTGTTTGGCCAGAGAGATGTCAACAGTCTCCCTTTCATCACGATTTCCCTAGATGGAATAAGACACCAAGTGTTTGCTCACTAAACAGTATAATGGCATTAGCGCTCATTATCAATCAGGTGGACAACGTGCAGCAGCtacctgacagagagagaccaGGAGTCGGCGGAAGTGGCCGGAGGTGTCGTTGCTGATGGCGTCCTCCAGGCTCTTCCCATACTCTGTAGGGAAGGTGTGGCAAATGAACTCATTTGCATAACATTTGCATAATGTTTAGACACCACTTATCACGATCTGTTATCAAGTTCAAATAAAAGGCTTGTCACACTGCCTGAAAGAAAACTGCTATCACTTCCAAATTGATTTACAGGTTTTTAAATACTAAGAACAAACACCATAATTACCAACACTAGACAATTATAAAAAATTTTCTGCATTTAGAGGCTGTAAAATACTGTTtccattgttaatgtttgtgACGTAGAGCGATGGCCTATATTTTTAATCATGGTCAGATGGGAAGTACACaaaatgttgttatttatttcttttacaagAATATTTCGATAACCCTGACATTTATATGGTAAAACAATCATATGATCAAAATGACATACTTTTCAGTCTTTCTCAGATCTAATCAATGAATCCATTAATGAAGTTAAAACTTTTCAAAGGATTTCAAAAGATATAGTGTAGGCTAAAAAGAATGTGGTGGAAATATATTTGATTAAATTACTACAGTTCAAAATTGTAATGTTCAAAATGTAGCAACAAACTGAACGTGTTGTCTGAACAGACAGGACAGACACAACATCTTCTCATGGCAGAGAGAAGATGTTACAGAgctcaatcttttttttttttttcctctctttttacaAAATTCTGAATCAAAAGTGTAAATGACAACAGTCAGAACTCACGAGCTTTGTAGATTGTGGTGATTTCACGAATCTCTGCGTTGGAGCGTGATGAAAGAATCTCAATCAGACAAGCTTCATCAGTTCCTGCACCCtgaaataatatcaaaaagCCTCAGTAATACATTCAAAGACCCACCTAATTTACAAAGAGAATTATTAAAGGTCATGAGCCATTGTGGGGCATTTCctattacacaaaaaaaaaaaaaaaaccacaattGAGGCATCTGCTGAGACAATAACTAAAGTTTCCAACCTTTATAGCCTCTCTGAGTTCAGCTGCGTCATAGTGCGCAGGGGTCATTAGCATGGCAAGAACCAGTTTCTCAAAGTTTCCAGTGAGCTCAGACTTCAGATCATGGAATAAATCCTAAAAGggaaaattgcaaaaaaaacaacaacatgaaagcaaGGTCATATGAAAACCAGGAAAAGCAATTTCAAAcgtaaaaatcaaacaaaacaaaatttatattagaaaaataaatattagaaaaGATACCTTTCCGTAAGTGGTTTTGTAGGCGGCCACCATTGGAACCCTCTGCCTGCTGGAACGACTTCCCAGAAGTTCAATAATGGCGCTTTCATCAGTGCCTATTCGATatgttttttcaaaagaatcaaTTAAGTGTAAGAAGGGTAACAAGCcaataaatttttttatttgttttgaaagacAATATATTTAATGGGTTTAGCACACTTAAACAACATTTACGTACCGAAACCCTTCATAGCCTTTCGAAGAACTTCAACATCTCTCAGTGGATCGGCCCCTGGAAAGTCTTTAATAGAGCCCCTGAACCCTTTctatgaattaaaaaacaacatgagaaataaaaacattagaagATAAAAATAccacagacaaagacaacagtgtttttatctgtttgtgaATTTAAAGATAGTTTCAGAGAAGTCCTGAATGAAGACAAATGCATCTTACAGAAATGGCAGGTGCCTGATGGTTGGAGGGAACTCCACTTCCATATCCAGGCATTGAGGGGTTAGCTGCAGGGGCACCAGGGTAATTTGGCATGGGTTGGCCTGGGGCAGGGCCTCCTGGGTATCCCTGCTGAGCTCCTCCTGGCTGCAAACAGAGGACAGCTGTAAGTGCTAAGTACACGGCGACAAACTTTGTATGGAGCCAATAAGGTTCACGTTGGGCTGGTGAAGATAAGGtgatttaaacaaacaaggGATTTAGCTTAAGTCAGTCCATATGTTATTAGTGACGTGGTGCTGCAGACGTAAGGAGTGAGAAAAGAATTTATGTACCGCGCCATATCCGCCTGGTGCTGCACCCCAGCCTCcacctgaaaaacacattgataTTAACACTCACAATGCAATTCATTTCAACAACGAATCCTCACGACTCTGTTAACATCTCGCGACCTTACCTGACGGAGGCATGGAAGGATAACCTCCTGCTCCAGGCTGTTGTGGGTATCCTCCTCCTGCCTGTGGAGGGAAGCCTCCAGCTGGGGCAGGGTAGCCACCTGCCTGGGGAGGGTAGCCCCCCGCTGCTGGAGGGTAACCGCCCGCTGCTGGAGGGTAACCGCCAGCTTGGGGTGGGTATCCACCTGCCTGTGGGGGGTAGCCTCCTGCTGCCGGAGGGTAGCCTCCTGCTGCCGGGGGGTAGCCGCCTGCTGCTGGTGGGTAGCCGCCTGCTTGGGGTGGATATGCTCCTGGTTGAGGTGGGTAGCCCCCTGCCTGTGGTGGGTATCCACCAGACTGAGGAGGGTATCCTGGGTAGCTCATCTTAAGAACCTAGAGGTGACATGAAGTTATGGTTTGTTACTATGATGTACATTAGAGAGCCATCCTATGGCCCCTTTTGCCCACATGACCTTTTGTGGAACTTTTTGGGGTCTTTCTACCGGAGTAAACTCAGCCTAAATGTAGTACCCTAACCCTTTTCAGTGATCCAGGAACCATCAAGGTGGAATCTGCTGTATGATCTGAGTGTTGATGGCAAAACATTAGAGACACCACTGCCATGTATACAGCATTCATTCAGACTGTAAACAGGCAATGGctgttgttttctcacattGGGGCTTCCGCTCATTTGTGTAGTTTGCTTTATCGCTGTGTTTCTCCGCATGTAACACAAACAGGAACATGCAAAAGGCACTTTCAATTCTTGGTTTAGTTAATACAGCATTTACAGGCCACTATATACTACTAACGTTAACATTAGCTTTAATTTTTGTTTCTAATGTCTAAACAATCTAAAAACACTGAACCGGGAGCTATCCAATATCAGCAAAAATGCCAATAAcagttctttaaaaaaacacacaatcattaTCTGTTATTAGTATGGAATTTTCAAACAGCGATCTAAATACAACACAAATTGACCAACCCCTTCAGACTGTACTCATCACACTGTACCCCTCACACTGTACTCATTTGGTGTCATCTCTGCCAACTCTGGAGTaaagcaaacacaacaacaaaaaaccctGCCCCATCGGTGTTCAGTTTTATACGACGTCCGCTTCACGGACAATATGAAACTGCTCGACCACATTAACcgtatttgttgtttttctttaagtgTTCTACTTTCCCTTCCCCTTTCTcagaaccagcagagagaacagtgcattatgcaaattagcaaatgtCCCCTAATCTTTTCAGTTACACATTAGACCATAACTaagcaaaacacacattacagtTGCTGGTCTGTCTGTAGAAATTAGTGATAATCTAGCAGACTGTAAATTCActttgtgcacatgcacacaagaaaAGAGGCActcattatttttgtatttgacaTCTCAGTCAAGACCTACAGGTTGTACCAGGCTCTGTTGTTGTAATGCACATAGATTTTCCTCACAGTGAAAATGCCTCCAAGTTTTACAAATAGTCCACTGATTGGCTCTAATATAATGCCTTATTTTAGGGTTATTTATAGCCAACAGACAATTAAACTTAAGAGATGCACCACTGTGTTATTTAACCAGACCTAAACACTGTGTCAAAGGTGATCCTCTGGAAGGGCGTTTCAGTTGACACTTCCTTGCTGTTTTCCCGGTTTCTGCTTATCATCATTGAAACACTAGTGAGGGTTTCACGTGTTATCGGAAATACCAGAATTTCCACCATAGCAAACATTTACGACCTAAAATAAATGCAAGAAAGTCCAGATTTGTTTATATCTGACACAAGAATCATTGCAGAAATTAATAACagataatatttatattaatatttatttattttgtaaattgcatttgctgttttttaaacaacaaGAACGACAAGACTTCAATGTCCGGTTGGCTTTTAATAATGTCTTTTACGAATGTCTTGATTTCTAACGCAAACCACTAACTTGGTATTTTTTGTTATATCGTCCCTTATTTTAAACGTAATGACACGCTAAGGCGCGAGTATGTTCACATCTAAATCCCCTGTTTTGACTTTTACGATTTTACTGACATGCTATCTGACCGAGAGCATCACAGGCCTGCTATTTCTCAACTCTCGGACAAGCAATAAAGCTAAGATATCACAAATCTATTAATATGTCTACAATAATAAGGCGCATATAAAGCCCATACACCATCAAGCCTTATGTGTCACTTAGTTCCAACATCTTTGACGTACAAGAGCCTTTACTCACCCACCCCGTCGTCCGTTAATGTTACATAATACTCTCAGGCGAAGTTACTGATTAGCATTTAGCATCCAGTCTGAACACAGCGGAAGAGAGGAGAGCATGTTGGATAGATagttaaaaaagataaaagtagCGACCAGTATTAGTATAAGTGTTTAAAATAAGGAAAGTCTTGCGCTTGTTGTTGTCGAGACCCCGCTAAACAGctcaacagctgctgtgtttgtttgattgggCGAGGCAAATTTCCTATTTATCATTGAACTAATTTGATTAACTACGTAGTCGCACGCAATGCAGTGCACGACTAATATCTCACCGGTGTTTGCAGTCCAAAACAGATTAAAGATTTAATAAAGATTCAATAGCCACTTACTTAACGGGAGCGGAGTTAAATCCAGaaaaagaaggacagagagatCAGCTTGAAGGTGGGTGGGTCCTCAGCATTATTTCCGCCCTGCAGTAATAACCTTTGCTCAGTTACTTGTTGTCCACAGTCACAGGAGAGGGTGATGTTGACTCAGCGGGCTGTGGAGTGTCATGGTCCCCTACAAAACTTGTCTATACATCAGTGAGTCTGTTTACTCGGTGACATAACCAACGGCGGAAAagcaacaatgtaaaaaattcCTACTTAAAGTACAGAAGTATCATCAactaaatgtaatgaaaatatcATTAGTAAAAGTAAGGCTACTTCTTTCACAGAAAAAATGGCCCCTGTGACTGATTGTTAATAGGCTTCTGATACACCAAGGTGTGcggtgtattttttttattttattttattttgatagttttcCTTCTTTGGGCCTTAAACTGTAATATCAGTGAAACAGTAAGCGGTTAAGGGGTTGAAATCTCTCTGCCAACAACTCATAAACATCTGACTCACACGCTATAAAGTTGAGAACCACTAATGTAGTGAATTGTATTTCATAAGCCTGTCATATTCCGtacatgtaaaatcttaatttgaaaagtaggtttcaaataaatgtagaagggtaaaaaaaaaaaaacaacatttatctCTGAAATGTATAATGgagtaaaagtacaaagtagCACAAGTACCTAAAAACTTTGGATATTGGTGAACATGTATTCTGTGTCATGTCTTTATATAGGCTACAGTATGGCATGGGGAAGtaactgtcattttaaacatgtcaaaaataaacagaaatatttctaTATGTTTAAAATACTGGATTCAatatttctattctattccaAAGtccattattgttttcattgttggcCCCTGAATTCAACTCAGAAGATAATGTTGGGGCAGGAAGATGATATTTAATCAGTATCTAACACAGTATGGAAAAACCCGACAGCTGAGTCTACAGCTTCCAGTCAACACCCGGCCACAATGTGTGGTATTTCACATGTGATAACTTGATTGTACAATTTGTGAATTAGTGCATTACTGAAATACTACACTCAGTATCAACATAaaacactagatggcagcagtTTACTTGTATTCGAGACGTGCATTGCAGGCCAATAATCTGTCGGTGTTGTAGTTAAATCTGTTTACCCTAAAACCTGATTGTCAGTGAAGGCATCCTCAGTAACCTCAGtagtgtatgtatatatatgaatatatagtAATTAGTTGTAGCAGCAGACCCATAACAATCACAATAGACTGaactgcatta comes from the Seriola aureovittata isolate HTS-2021-v1 ecotype China chromosome 21, ASM2101889v1, whole genome shotgun sequence genome and includes:
- the anxa11b gene encoding annexin A11b translates to MSYPGYPPQSGGYPPQAGGYPPQPGAYPPQAGGYPPAAGGYPPAAGGYPPAAGGYPPQAGGYPPQAGGYPPAAGGYPPAAGGYPPQAGGYPAPAGGFPPQAGGGYPQQPGAGGYPSMPPSGGGWGAAPGGYGAPGGAQQGYPGGPAPGQPMPNYPGAPAANPSMPGYGSGVPSNHQAPAISKGFRGSIKDFPGADPLRDVEVLRKAMKGFGTDESAIIELLGSRSSRQRVPMVAAYKTTYGKDLFHDLKSELTGNFEKLVLAMLMTPAHYDAAELREAIKGAGTDEACLIEILSSRSNAEIREITTIYKAQYGKSLEDAISNDTSGHFRRLLVSLCQGNRDERETVDISLAKQDAQKLYAAGENKVGTDESQFNAILCARSKPHLRAVFQEYQQMCGRDIEKSICREMSGHVEDGMVAVVKCIKNTPVYFAERLHKSMKGAGTMDRTLIRIMVSRSETDMLDIRQEYLKKYGKSLYTHISGDTSGDYKKLLLKLCGGSD